From a single Endozoicomonas euniceicola genomic region:
- a CDS encoding DUF4160 domain-containing protein: MPNARYTGNLMPAILKIGAYRFFFYSNENNEPAHIHIQRERALAKFWLTPVSLASSTRFSAKEIRELQRQVEKNRTSLLEAWNEYFKS; this comes from the coding sequence ATGCCTAACGCACGGTACACAGGTAACTTAATGCCAGCCATTCTGAAAATCGGGGCATATCGGTTCTTTTTTTACTCAAATGAGAACAATGAGCCAGCCCACATACACATTCAGCGTGAAAGAGCTTTGGCAAAGTTCTGGCTAACACCTGTATCCCTTGCCAGCTCAACCCGTTTTTCAGCCAAAGAAATCAGAGAGCTACAAAGGCAAGTAGAAAAAAACAGAACATCCTTGCTGGAGGCATGGAATGAATACTTTAAAAGCTGA
- a CDS encoding DUF2442 domain-containing protein produces the protein MNTLKAEAYPLAQHVKCSESELTVTLVDGRVLIVPISWFPTLASATKEQLNNWELLGEGDGIHWPDLDEDLSVKGLLSGNH, from the coding sequence ATGAATACTTTAAAAGCTGAAGCCTACCCCCTTGCCCAACACGTTAAGTGCTCGGAATCAGAACTGACAGTAACTCTAGTTGATGGCAGAGTACTGATCGTACCCATTTCGTGGTTTCCAACTCTCGCCAGTGCCACAAAAGAGCAGCTCAACAACTGGGAACTTCTCGGTGAAGGCGACGGCATACACTGGCCGGACCTGGATGAGGATCTCAGCGTTAAGGGTCTGCTGTCAGGGAATCATTAA
- a CDS encoding DUF6364 family protein: MSKLILTINPEVIRQARAYAASQQLSLSKLVENYLKSLPLEPGQNELKLTSTTAELAGIIDEKELDNIDSYTDHLREKY; the protein is encoded by the coding sequence ATGAGCAAACTTATTCTTACCATCAACCCCGAAGTCATCAGACAGGCCAGGGCATACGCCGCCAGCCAGCAATTAAGCCTATCAAAGCTGGTCGAAAACTATTTAAAAAGCCTGCCTCTCGAACCGGGGCAGAACGAACTGAAACTAACAAGCACCACAGCTGAACTGGCAGGCATTATTGATGAAAAAGAGTTGGACAACATTGACAGCTATACCGACCACCTAAGAGAAAAATACTAG
- a CDS encoding CDP-glycerol glycerophosphotransferase family protein has protein sequence MHAVISFFLNYICLFLSRKNIWVINSYKNCKFNFNSRVFFEYLVRYKSEKVLFVIDDDSLRESLKSEFGDYFITTKKISHLLIIHRARVWITSTRPVFIYPLFNINRIVVNLWHGTPIKKIALEDNAVSYLRKIMYKYYYARIYDFICASSEDVANVLAKSFNVKKEKVIVTGSLIGQMFNQSISSKTNLIVDSTVDSKQFNILYAPTYRDGGSTRYFPFDDVNINELNDFLLANNIVVYLRPHHLDNGYKDFTVVDNVRLFDSTLVPEVSFYLNRFDMLVTDYSSIAIDFLLTDKNIIYIPYDLDGYKQSRGLNYEFDDVSPGPKVSDFSEWKNEVLNLMGNDQPFLLDEYENIKKRFHQHTDGQCDIVYKKINDIKISVCN, from the coding sequence ATGCATGCTGTTATTTCTTTCTTTTTAAATTACATTTGTTTATTCCTTTCCAGAAAGAATATCTGGGTAATTAATTCATATAAAAATTGTAAATTTAATTTCAACTCAAGAGTGTTTTTTGAGTATTTGGTTAGGTATAAAAGTGAAAAGGTCTTATTTGTTATTGATGATGACTCATTAAGGGAGAGCTTAAAGTCGGAGTTTGGTGACTACTTTATAACAACAAAAAAAATATCGCACCTTCTTATTATACATAGAGCCAGAGTGTGGATAACTTCAACGAGACCTGTTTTTATTTACCCTCTATTTAATATTAACCGTATTGTCGTCAACCTATGGCATGGTACACCTATAAAAAAAATAGCTCTAGAAGATAATGCAGTTAGTTATCTAAGAAAAATAATGTATAAATATTACTATGCTAGAATATACGATTTCATCTGTGCTTCTTCTGAAGATGTTGCTAATGTTCTTGCAAAAAGCTTTAATGTGAAAAAAGAAAAAGTAATTGTCACTGGCTCTTTAATTGGACAAATGTTTAATCAGTCAATATCAAGTAAAACAAACTTAATAGTTGATAGTACTGTCGATTCGAAGCAGTTTAACATACTCTATGCTCCTACTTACCGAGATGGTGGCAGTACCCGTTATTTCCCGTTTGATGATGTCAATATCAATGAGCTAAATGATTTTTTATTGGCAAATAATATTGTTGTATATTTACGACCACATCATTTGGATAACGGCTATAAGGATTTTACGGTAGTTGATAACGTGAGACTATTCGATTCCACGTTAGTGCCGGAAGTATCTTTTTATTTAAACCGATTTGATATGCTGGTAACAGATTATTCGTCAATTGCTATAGATTTTTTGTTAACAGATAAAAATATAATTTATATACCCTATGATCTTGATGGTTATAAACAAAGTAGGGGGCTTAATTATGAGTTTGATGATGTTTCACCAGGGCCCAAGGTAAGCGATTTTTCAGAATGGAAAAATGAAGTATTGAATCTAATGGGTAATGATCAACCATTTTTGCTGGATGAATATGAAAATATTAAAAAGCGGTTTCATCAACACACAGATGGGCAGTGTGATATTGTTTATAAAAAGATAAATGATATTAAAATTTCAGTATGTAACTAA
- a CDS encoding flagellin: MSTKILDSALAKVDDQRANLGAVQNRLESTVSNLSNIGENLGVSKSRILDADFDSQTVQMTSNQMLMQAGTSVLAQAKGLPQYATMLL; the protein is encoded by the coding sequence ATGTCAACCAAAATTCTGGACAGCGCTCTGGCAAAAGTAGACGACCAGCGCGCTAACCTGGGTGCGGTTCAGAACCGTCTGGAATCCACCGTTAGCAACCTGTCCAACATTGGTGAGAACCTGGGCGTTTCCAAGAGCCGTATCCTGGACGCTGACTTCGATTCCCAGACTGTGCAGATGACCTCTAACCAGATGCTGATGCAAGCGGGTACTTCTGTTCTGGCACAGGCTAAGGGTCTGCCACAGTATGCGACTATGTTGCTGTAA
- a CDS encoding DUF4892 domain-containing protein, whose translation MTAAALDLQPYPAASVDRRVNEQRSNHPVVSSPMKKVNGVVLADDMQRLDGNLERRVYQLPSGHDSNDGYQFFIEQLKALNVEPLFSCNSFGCGDSNFWANNIFRVSTLYGMNKEQHYFLGKKVRPGEVVYYSVYSVKRGNRRVYTLVDEFTVESGPLAGSDDTPMAFYIDRLPVNAGQLSRNDTYREVLSALRRHDERQLLATIELSVILSEGVKGADEQVATLRRQQAMLQEQLKADGIRSDRYRILPSYSTSSSRQAGIRLLLTQ comes from the coding sequence ATGACAGCCGCCGCACTGGATTTACAGCCCTATCCGGCCGCTTCGGTCGATCGCAGGGTGAATGAACAGCGCAGTAACCATCCAGTTGTCAGCAGTCCAATGAAGAAGGTGAACGGTGTCGTACTGGCGGATGACATGCAACGGCTGGATGGAAACCTGGAAAGGCGGGTTTACCAGCTGCCATCAGGTCACGACAGTAACGATGGTTATCAGTTTTTTATAGAGCAGTTAAAAGCCCTGAATGTCGAACCTTTGTTCAGTTGTAACAGTTTTGGCTGTGGTGACAGCAATTTCTGGGCTAATAATATCTTTCGGGTATCAACACTCTACGGTATGAACAAGGAACAGCACTACTTTCTGGGTAAAAAAGTAAGACCCGGGGAGGTTGTTTACTACAGTGTTTATTCCGTTAAGCGAGGTAATCGTCGGGTTTATACGCTGGTAGATGAATTCACCGTAGAGTCTGGGCCGCTGGCAGGCAGCGACGATACCCCTATGGCATTTTATATTGACCGACTGCCCGTCAACGCCGGTCAGCTTTCGCGTAATGATACTTACCGGGAAGTACTGTCAGCACTCAGACGTCATGATGAACGACAGCTGCTGGCTACTATCGAGTTATCCGTCATACTGTCTGAAGGTGTTAAAGGGGCTGACGAACAGGTAGCGACCCTGCGGCGGCAGCAGGCGATGTTGCAGGAACAGCTAAAGGCTGACGGCATAAGGTCTGACCGCTATAGAATACTGCCGTCCTACAGCACATCGTCCAGCCGTCAGGCAGGAATCAGGCTATTGCTGACTCAATAG
- a CDS encoding glycosyltransferase produces MKFSVLMSLYEKEKPEFLNECLKSLSEQTLAADEVVIVYDGQITERLQKVVDYWKSELPIVIVKISKNKGLGIALQHGLENCSNEIVARMDTDDICLANRFETQINFFKKNKDIGCVGSWVAEFKGDIFGKNIIKKVPLSHQKIKRYARYRNPMNHMSVMFKKSDVIRSGGYKDFKFMEDYYLWLRMINAGVNFENIDSCLVYARAGKAMFERRGGKEYIVSEYKISRIKKNLGMQRGINRYLVLLLRSLIRLLSPSLRGELYNSVFRRV; encoded by the coding sequence ATGAAATTTTCAGTTTTGATGTCTTTGTACGAGAAAGAGAAACCTGAATTTCTGAATGAATGCCTGAAAAGCTTGTCCGAGCAAACATTGGCAGCTGATGAGGTTGTTATTGTTTACGATGGACAGATAACTGAAAGGTTGCAAAAGGTGGTTGATTATTGGAAATCAGAATTGCCAATAGTTATTGTAAAAATAAGTAAGAACAAAGGGTTGGGTATTGCTTTGCAACATGGGTTGGAAAACTGTTCCAATGAGATTGTTGCACGGATGGATACAGATGATATCTGTCTTGCCAACAGGTTTGAAACCCAAATTAATTTTTTTAAAAAAAACAAAGATATTGGCTGTGTTGGATCATGGGTTGCTGAATTTAAAGGCGATATTTTTGGTAAAAATATAATAAAAAAAGTTCCACTGTCTCATCAGAAAATAAAGCGGTATGCCAGATATAGGAATCCAATGAATCATATGTCGGTTATGTTTAAAAAAAGCGATGTTATAAGAAGTGGAGGCTACAAAGATTTTAAGTTCATGGAAGATTATTATCTTTGGCTGCGAATGATAAATGCAGGTGTGAATTTTGAAAATATAGATTCATGCCTCGTATATGCCAGAGCGGGTAAGGCAATGTTTGAGCGTCGGGGTGGGAAAGAATATATTGTCAGTGAGTACAAAATAAGCCGCATTAAAAAAAACCTTGGTATGCAGCGTGGAATAAACCGTTATCTCGTTCTGTTATTAAGGTCTTTAATACGTTTGCTAAGCCCTTCATTGAGAGGGGAGCTTTATAATAGTGTTTTTCGACGTGTCTAA
- a CDS encoding flagellin N-terminal helical domain-containing protein, whose protein sequence is MITINSNSSAMMAQNNLFKTQSALKGKMMQLSTGKRINSAADDAAGLQISNRMATQMNGLGAAQRNANDAISMAQTAEGAMTENTSILNRMRDLSLQSANDTNTDKDRILPRQQVQKCQPKFWTALWQK, encoded by the coding sequence ATGATTACCATCAATTCCAACAGCTCTGCCATGATGGCGCAGAACAACCTGTTCAAAACCCAGAGTGCCCTGAAAGGCAAAATGATGCAGCTGTCCACTGGTAAGCGCATCAACTCCGCTGCTGACGACGCGGCAGGCTTGCAGATTTCCAACCGTATGGCAACTCAGATGAACGGTCTGGGTGCTGCGCAGCGTAACGCTAACGATGCTATCTCAATGGCTCAGACCGCTGAAGGCGCGATGACTGAAAACACCAGCATCCTGAACCGTATGCGTGACCTGTCTTTGCAGTCTGCTAACGATACCAATACTGACAAAGACCGGATCTTACCTCGTCAGCAGGTGCAAAAATGTCAACCAAAATTCTGGACAGCGCTCTGGCAAAAGTAG
- a CDS encoding toxin-antitoxin system HicB family antitoxin yields MDSSHHDCAELGRTPDKPFKGSLNIRIGEELHRRIATADNNLSINAFNCSAIREKLERDFGSDRTMKGSSE; encoded by the coding sequence CTGGACTCAAGTCATCATGATTGCGCTGAACTCGGCAGGACGCCGGACAAACCCTTTAAAGGATCATTAAATATTCGCATCGGCGAAGAACTGCATCGCAGGATTGCCACTGCTGATAACAACCTGTCAATCAATGCTTTTAACTGTTCTGCAATCAGAGAGAAGCTGGAACGGGATTTTGGGTCAGACAGAACCATGAAGGGAAGCAGCGAATAG
- a CDS encoding adenylyltransferase/cytidyltransferase family protein, giving the protein MSEAKRVLTFGTFDIFHYGHARLLERAKDYGDLLIVGISTDQLNYSKKNRYPFYSQGERLHIVSCMRFVDHVFYEESLELKRDYIQQYNADVLVMGDDWKGRFDYCNDLCEVVYLERTPAISTTGIIEVVRSKNIEPALV; this is encoded by the coding sequence ATGAGTGAAGCTAAACGCGTATTAACGTTTGGGACATTTGATATTTTTCATTATGGTCATGCGAGGCTTCTTGAAAGGGCAAAAGACTATGGTGATTTATTAATTGTAGGTATTTCAACTGATCAATTGAACTATTCAAAAAAAAATAGATACCCGTTTTACTCTCAGGGTGAAAGGCTGCACATTGTCAGTTGCATGCGGTTTGTTGATCATGTTTTTTATGAAGAGTCCCTTGAGCTGAAGAGAGATTACATACAGCAGTATAATGCCGATGTTCTGGTGATGGGGGATGACTGGAAAGGCAGGTTTGATTATTGTAATGACCTTTGTGAGGTGGTTTACCTGGAGCGAACACCTGCTATCTCAACAACTGGCATTATCGAAGTAGTAAGATCTAAAAATATAGAACCAGCGTTAGTTTGA
- a CDS encoding AAA family ATPase, which produces MFAGRKKEIKQLLGSFSRTKGTLNVIRGRRRIGKTRLIKELPNFGKNITLRYLTSSPPTEKVSDSEERKQYAEQVKAQFDLSYMPPHATWRELLAFISDLCSTRRTILAIDEINWLATKSPAFMSVFFELWENQFTLKKEFMIILSGSLSSWIEDNILMNKGFVGRISVSITLKELALNELPDFFGSRIRKTPDIDLIKMLSAVGAVPRYLEELDLTKTAEANLNQLAFNSSGFLYNEFEKMFYDLFSKENRFYRSILETISQSKQGLTAGELAEKMGLTYSGRHTQAIDVLEEVGFIKRQHTWDIAKRKPGKKYALKISDNYTALYFRAIAKTKAPGKIQPTTPANLPSLLGLQFENLVHNNILFILKQLHLNIQDIAFAAPYLQTTTTRRQGCQIDLLIQAKNRVYVCECKLHSGEITRAIIPEVQAKISKLPKPKGISFHPVLIHGNRVAESVIEEDYFDRVINLADGTRL; this is translated from the coding sequence ATGTTTGCAGGCAGAAAAAAAGAGATCAAACAACTTCTTGGCAGCTTCAGCCGCACCAAAGGCACGCTGAACGTCATACGCGGTCGCAGGCGAATAGGCAAAACCCGCCTGATCAAAGAGCTGCCTAATTTTGGCAAAAACATCACATTACGCTATCTCACCTCCAGCCCGCCAACAGAAAAAGTCAGCGACAGCGAGGAGCGCAAACAATACGCCGAACAGGTCAAAGCTCAGTTCGACCTCTCCTACATGCCGCCCCACGCTACATGGCGCGAGCTGTTGGCATTCATCAGCGACCTGTGCTCCACCCGACGAACCATTTTAGCCATAGACGAGATCAACTGGCTGGCGACCAAATCCCCTGCCTTCATGTCCGTATTCTTTGAACTCTGGGAAAACCAGTTCACCCTGAAAAAAGAATTCATGATCATATTATCGGGCTCTTTATCCTCATGGATTGAAGACAACATCCTGATGAATAAAGGCTTTGTTGGGCGGATATCGGTCTCTATCACCCTGAAAGAGCTGGCACTCAATGAACTGCCGGATTTTTTTGGCAGCAGAATAAGAAAAACACCCGACATCGACCTGATCAAAATGCTCAGTGCTGTCGGCGCAGTACCCCGCTACCTTGAAGAACTGGACCTTACCAAAACCGCCGAAGCTAATCTGAATCAACTGGCCTTCAACAGCAGCGGTTTCCTGTACAATGAATTTGAGAAAATGTTTTACGACCTGTTTTCAAAGGAAAACCGCTTCTACCGCAGCATACTCGAAACCATCAGCCAGTCAAAACAAGGCTTAACCGCCGGGGAACTGGCTGAAAAAATGGGGCTCACCTACTCTGGCCGCCACACCCAGGCCATCGACGTGCTGGAAGAAGTTGGCTTTATTAAACGACAACACACATGGGACATCGCCAAAAGAAAACCGGGAAAAAAATACGCCCTGAAAATCAGCGACAACTACACCGCCCTTTATTTCAGAGCGATTGCAAAGACCAAGGCACCGGGAAAGATTCAACCCACAACACCCGCCAACCTGCCGTCCTTACTGGGACTGCAATTTGAAAACCTGGTTCACAACAATATTCTGTTTATACTGAAACAGCTCCATCTGAATATTCAGGATATCGCCTTTGCCGCCCCCTACCTGCAAACCACCACCACTCGACGACAGGGTTGCCAGATTGACCTGCTGATTCAGGCAAAAAACAGGGTCTATGTCTGCGAATGCAAACTGCATTCAGGCGAGATTACCCGAGCCATCATTCCTGAAGTACAGGCAAAAATCAGCAAACTGCCTAAACCTAAAGGCATCTCCTTTCATCCGGTTCTGATTCACGGCAACCGGGTCGCAGAGTCGGTGATTGAAGAAGACTATTTCGACAGGGTGATTAACCTTGCTGATGGAACAAGGCTTTAG
- the galU gene encoding UTP--glucose-1-phosphate uridylyltransferase GalU translates to MIKKCLFPAAGYGTRFLPATKSMPKEMMPIVNKPLIEYGVEEALEAGMSDICIVTGRGKRALEDHFDANYELEHQISGSSKEELLTGIRKIINECTFSYTRQREMKGLGHAILTGQTLVGDQPFGVVLADDLCINSDGSGVLSQMAQLYRQFRCSIVAVMEVPEDEVHKYGVIAGQAISDDLIRVENMVEKPRKEDAPSNLAIIGRYILTPDIFDLISDTQPGKGGEIQITDALMAQAERGCVLAYKFKGERFDCGSIEGFIEATNYCYDAFRK, encoded by the coding sequence ATGATCAAAAAATGCCTCTTCCCCGCCGCAGGGTATGGAACCCGCTTCCTGCCTGCCACTAAGTCCATGCCCAAGGAAATGATGCCAATCGTCAACAAGCCGTTGATCGAGTACGGGGTCGAGGAAGCCCTGGAAGCGGGTATGTCCGATATCTGCATCGTCACCGGTCGGGGTAAGCGTGCGCTGGAAGACCATTTTGATGCGAACTACGAGCTGGAGCACCAGATCTCTGGGTCTTCCAAAGAAGAGTTGCTGACCGGTATTCGTAAAATTATCAACGAATGCACATTTTCCTATACCCGGCAGAGGGAGATGAAGGGGCTCGGGCATGCCATTCTCACTGGCCAAACACTGGTGGGCGACCAGCCATTTGGCGTGGTTCTGGCGGATGACCTTTGTATTAATAGCGATGGATCCGGGGTGTTGTCCCAGATGGCACAGCTTTATCGACAGTTCCGTTGCAGTATTGTTGCGGTCATGGAAGTCCCTGAGGATGAAGTGCATAAATACGGGGTGATAGCAGGTCAGGCGATCTCTGATGACCTGATTCGTGTTGAAAATATGGTTGAGAAACCCAGGAAGGAAGATGCGCCCAGTAACCTTGCTATTATCGGTCGCTATATTCTGACCCCGGATATCTTTGATCTGATCAGCGACACTCAGCCTGGTAAAGGCGGTGAAATACAGATTACGGATGCGCTGATGGCACAGGCTGAGCGGGGCTGTGTATTAGCTTACAAATTCAAGGGAGAACGTTTCGACTGTGGCAGTATTGAAGGTTTTATCGAGGCCACCAATTACTGTTATGATGCGTTCCGCAAATAA
- a CDS encoding oligosaccharide flippase family protein gives MFVILKNIGSLILNRGIDSFLFLLIVPYLTRVLGVEEYGMIAYSLSITFFILVAIRYGFDNYVLCRLHSDQSTEYHSIVVSNIIISKLFIYVLSLLIVTTLSVLFLEEYVCLLILLLSISAFGESFNTSIYLVLNKNTKILTFTSLFRLLYIVLLSFIFVGKNGGSFTYAAIYASAYLVSALTVCFYTYHKYGMIFKSDLRFATKLILSSFDYFLNKVFLTLSDKIYILLAGVFLAFSEVGYFDLGMKLYIFAIMPAQLSCVVLLPGFVKNKGQSDILLMKLISAFFLFLVMLSPVTNLLKHYVDVLFFGYDTNSNIYIYFYLSSIFAAASVVIGELFLLPKKQTKSYFLSSLFSFTLAMVVFVFLLVFNGISLHTFLLAFAIFKFIDMGSKSFLVYRYI, from the coding sequence ATGTTTGTTATATTGAAAAACATTGGGTCGCTGATTTTAAACAGAGGTATAGATAGTTTTTTATTTTTATTGATTGTGCCTTATCTAACAAGAGTTTTGGGTGTTGAAGAATATGGAATGATTGCCTATTCCCTGAGTATCACATTTTTTATTCTGGTTGCTATTCGATATGGATTTGATAATTATGTTTTGTGCCGCCTGCATAGCGATCAGAGTACTGAATACCATTCAATTGTTGTCAGTAATATTATAATTTCAAAACTGTTTATATATGTACTCTCATTGCTGATTGTTACAACGCTCTCAGTTTTATTTTTAGAGGAATATGTCTGCTTACTGATACTTCTTCTTAGTATTAGTGCATTTGGTGAGTCATTTAATACATCTATTTACCTTGTTTTAAATAAAAATACGAAAATTCTAACATTTACTTCTTTATTTCGCTTGCTGTACATAGTACTGCTTTCTTTTATTTTTGTGGGTAAAAATGGTGGTTCTTTTACTTATGCTGCTATTTATGCTTCAGCTTACCTGGTCTCAGCTCTGACTGTTTGTTTTTATACCTATCATAAATATGGAATGATTTTTAAATCAGACTTAAGATTTGCCACCAAATTGATTCTATCATCATTCGACTATTTCCTTAATAAAGTATTTCTCACACTCTCTGATAAAATATATATTTTGCTTGCAGGGGTGTTTCTTGCATTTAGTGAGGTTGGCTATTTTGATCTTGGAATGAAATTATATATATTCGCGATTATGCCTGCCCAGTTGTCGTGTGTTGTTCTTCTTCCGGGGTTTGTTAAGAATAAAGGACAGTCAGATATTTTACTTATGAAGTTGATATCTGCTTTTTTTCTGTTTCTTGTCATGCTTTCTCCGGTTACAAATCTTCTAAAACATTACGTTGACGTTTTGTTTTTTGGCTATGACACAAATAGTAATATTTACATTTATTTTTATTTGTCATCCATCTTTGCTGCTGCCTCAGTAGTGATTGGGGAACTTTTTTTGCTGCCTAAAAAACAAACTAAATCTTATTTTCTGAGCTCACTCTTCTCTTTCACTTTAGCGATGGTTGTTTTTGTTTTTTTATTAGTATTCAATGGCATTAGTTTGCATACATTTTTGCTGGCTTTTGCCATTTTTAAATTTATAGATATGGGTTCTAAATCCTTTTTGGTTTATCGTTATATATAA
- a CDS encoding sugar transferase, translating to MQQVEDLNKHSSVENCKTKIIELELCTVDSNSSRSIEVESDRNKSDFKPKIVCGKSGHFASVEYKLETDEVTSAKDGKVWICKKYGNCEPLYIYTPSANVALLRHILQEKKINYIINDYSKDESCRNHKAIYYFQLGDLKPSQREFLVKQVKYGVKVISLIEEFERKLGYTEVGLLNSDYYIDDKSFSVLRRKHHTIPKRIVDLVLVMTLMPVAIPVGLLTALFIKIESPGKVLFKQKRAGLYNKEFEVIKFRSMRQDAESSGAKWASKNDNRVTKVGRFIRKMRIDELPQLINVLKGEMSMVGPRPEREVFIKELEKQIPYYRFRHAVKPGVTGYAQVQYPYGASLEDAVWKHKYDMYYIKHQSLWMDFKILAKTVTTVLFGKGV from the coding sequence ATGCAACAAGTCGAAGATCTTAATAAACATTCATCGGTAGAAAATTGTAAAACAAAGATAATAGAACTTGAACTCTGCACAGTTGATTCAAATAGTTCAAGATCGATTGAAGTTGAATCTGATAGAAATAAATCAGATTTTAAACCAAAAATTGTTTGTGGTAAATCAGGTCACTTCGCTAGTGTTGAGTATAAGCTGGAAACGGATGAAGTGACTTCGGCAAAAGATGGCAAGGTATGGATATGCAAAAAATACGGAAACTGTGAACCATTATATATTTATACGCCAAGCGCAAATGTAGCTCTTTTAAGGCATATTCTACAAGAAAAAAAAATAAATTATATCATAAATGATTACTCTAAAGATGAAAGTTGTAGAAATCATAAAGCGATATACTATTTCCAGCTTGGTGATTTAAAACCCAGCCAAAGAGAGTTTTTAGTAAAACAAGTCAAGTATGGCGTTAAGGTAATTAGCCTGATTGAAGAATTTGAGAGAAAACTTGGTTATACAGAAGTAGGTCTTTTAAATTCAGATTATTATATAGATGACAAGTCATTCTCTGTTTTAAGAAGAAAACATCATACTATTCCCAAGCGAATTGTAGACTTGGTTCTAGTCATGACGTTAATGCCAGTTGCTATACCAGTCGGATTGCTAACCGCTCTATTCATAAAAATTGAAAGTCCAGGTAAGGTACTTTTCAAGCAGAAAAGAGCTGGACTATACAACAAAGAGTTTGAAGTCATAAAATTTAGAAGCATGAGGCAGGATGCTGAAAGTTCTGGTGCAAAATGGGCATCAAAAAATGATAATAGAGTAACAAAGGTTGGAAGGTTTATAAGAAAAATGCGCATTGATGAGCTGCCTCAACTAATTAATGTGCTAAAAGGTGAGATGTCGATGGTTGGACCCAGGCCGGAACGAGAAGTATTTATTAAGGAGCTTGAGAAACAAATCCCATACTATCGATTTCGGCATGCAGTTAAGCCCGGAGTGACAGGGTATGCGCAGGTGCAATATCCTTATGGCGCTTCTCTGGAGGATGCTGTGTGGAAGCATAAGTATGATATGTACTACATCAAACATCAGTCTTTATGGATGGACTTTAAGATTTTGGCTAAAACAGTAACCACGGTTTTATTTGGTAAAGGTGTTTGA